The Burkholderiales bacterium JOSHI_001 genomic sequence CCCGACGCGCTGCGCTGCGAATGCCCGCCCAGCCATTCGCCCAGTGGCGTGGCATTGGGCGACCAGTCGTAGGGCGAACTGAAGGCCGCCACCGCACCCGGTGCCAGCACCCGGCCGGCTTCGAACAGCAAGGCCAGCGGCTGCGGCACACAATCCAGCAGGTTCAGCATCAGCGCGCCCTGCGCCTGGGCATCGGCCAGCGGCAGCACCGACACGTCGCAGCACCAGTAGGCCATGCGTTCATGCGGCACGCCGTCCACCGCGGCATCGAAGGTGTCGAACACCACCCCGCCGCGGCGCAGCGCAAAGCGCGCCCGGCCTTCGCGGCGCACCCGCTCGGCCACCCGCAGCATGGCGAAGTTCAGGTCCAGGCCCAGCGCCAGGCCGGCGCCGGCACGCGCCAGTTCCAGCGTGCCGCGGCCCACCGAGCAGCCCAGGTCCAGCCACACCCCGCCCTGCGGTGCGCCGCACAGCGCCAGGGCTTCTCGCAACAGCGCCACATAGGCGCCGCCATGGGCAAGCGAGCGCCGGGCCGACAGCTCGGCCGGCACATCACCCCAATGGGCCCAGCCGTAGATGCTGACGTGGCTGCGGGATGCAAACCATTCGCTGCCCGGGCCGGCCGCATCGCCCAAGAGGCTTTCGGTGAAGGGGCTCAGGTCCTCACGACGCAGTGCGCCGGGCAACTGGTGCGCCGCCCAGGCGGCGATGTCGGCCACCACCACCGGGATGCCGTCGAGGATGGGGTGCTCGCGCTGGCACAGGCGGTCGCTGCACAGCAGGGCGCCTTCCAGCACTTCGTCGCCGTCGCTGCGGGCCACCGGGCCCAGCACCAGCGGCGCCGGGCGGCGGCCGGCGGTGCGGCAGGCCGGGCACACCGGCTGCAGCGCATGGAGGTGTTCGCGAAGCATGGTTGAGGCTGCGCCGGCACCGGGCCGGCGACCGGGGCGTCAGCCGCCGATCATCACCGTGGTGCTGCAGGGCGGAATGATTTTGCCGGTGGGCGACGGGATGGGCGCCACGCAGCTGGCGAAGGCCACCATGTCGCCCGCGCGCGCGGCCGGCAGGTTGCCGATCAGCACCGTGGCCGAACCCTTGGCCACCAGGCCCGGGCCGCCCGGGATGCAACTGGCCATCAGGCAGGGGATGGTCTGCGAGGTGACCACCGCGGCCGGCATGTTGTCGATCAGCACCGTGGTGACGCAGTTGGTGGTGATGGGCAGGGGCTGCGGCGGATGCGGCACCGGCGTGGGCACCGGCGCCGCGGGGTGGATGGGGGCGTGGCAGTGCGGTGCGTCGTGCAGCACCTTGTCGGACAGGCGGGCGGCCGGTGGCATGGCAAGTCGCCTTCAGTTCAGGTGGATCAGGGTGCCGGTGACGCGCACGTCGCCGCTGGCGTCCACCTGCACGTCGTCGCGGCCGCTGATCTTCAGCCCGCCTTCGCTGCGCAGGGCCAGGGTTTCGCGGGCCTGCACCGAGAACTGCTGGCACTGCACGTCCACGTTGCCGGCGGCCTTGAGCGACAGGCGCAGGCTT encodes the following:
- a CDS encoding methylase involved in ubiquinone/menaquinone biosynthesis (PFAM: Methyltransferase domain) — its product is MLREHLHALQPVCPACRTAGRRPAPLVLGPVARSDGDEVLEGALLCSDRLCQREHPILDGIPVVVADIAAWAAHQLPGALRREDLSPFTESLLGDAAGPGSEWFASRSHVSIYGWAHWGDVPAELSARRSLAHGGAYVALLREALALCGAPQGGVWLDLGCSVGRGTLELARAGAGLALGLDLNFAMLRVAERVRREGRARFALRRGGVVFDTFDAAVDGVPHERMAYWCCDVSVLPLADAQAQGALMLNLLDCVPQPLALLFEAGRVLAPGAVAAFSSPYDWSPNATPLGEWLGGHSQRSASGGDSAAELRRVLSAERAAGVDTGLVLEADRDGVAWQVQTAERSTMAYQVHLARLRRRAA
- a CDS encoding PAAR motif protein (PFAM: PAAR motif) codes for the protein MPPAARLSDKVLHDAPHCHAPIHPAAPVPTPVPHPPQPLPITTNCVTTVLIDNMPAAVVTSQTIPCLMASCIPGGPGLVAKGSATVLIGNLPAARAGDMVAFASCVAPIPSPTGKIIPPCSTTVMIGG